The following are from one region of the Siniperca chuatsi isolate FFG_IHB_CAS linkage group LG13, ASM2008510v1, whole genome shotgun sequence genome:
- the LOC122887146 gene encoding histamine H3 receptor-like, with protein sequence MSEEQTDSNSSRYYFDNTSTRVQSSFVFSGPIFVILMVMMVTLVVVIVLGNALVILAFKVDKSLRRQCNYYFLNLAISDFLVGAFCIPVYIPYILTGRWTLGRGLCKLWLVMDYLLCSASVFNIVLISYDRFLSVTRAVSYRARQSMTHQAIIKMIAVWVLAFVLYGPAIIFWELVMGRSRVPKDECFAEFYYSWYFLLSASMLEFFSPFISVAFFNLSIYLSIRRRRLHSREAQLHLQLSKPASAQGESVPLSHNWGFGMKLAVRGSIHSQTSSPSLGKLDPSTSRAAQPSRLSRDKKIAKSLAIIVCVFAICWAPYTLLMIIRAACRGRCIPHHWYEITFWLLWLNSAINPFLYPLCHSSFRRAFSKILCPRRHTTPPSSVLRAGQ encoded by the exons ATGTCGGAGGAGCAAACTGATTCTAACTCCAGTCGGTATTATTTTGACAATACTTCAACTAGAGTCCAGAGCAGCTTCGTGTTTTCAGGACccatatttgtcattttgatggtgatgatggtgactTTGGTTGTTGTGATAGTTTTGGGTAACGCACTGGTCATTTTGGCCTTTAAAGTGGACAAGAGTTTGAGAAGACAATGCAATTACTACTTCCTGAATTTGGCAATATCAGATTTTCTCGTTG GGGCATTCTGCATCCCAGTCTACATCCCTTACATCCTCACAGGCAGGTGGACGCTGGGCCGAGGACTGTGTAAACTGTGGCTGGTCATGGACTACCTGCTTTGTTCTGCGTCTGTCTTCAACATTGTCCTCATCAGCTACGACCGCTTCCTGTCAGTCACCAGAGCA gtaagttaccgtGCCAGACAGAGCATGACTCATCAAGCCATAATCAAGATGATTGCTGTCTGGGTGCTAGCCTTTGTCCTGTACGGGCCAGCTATCATATTCTGGGAGCTGGTGATGGGCAGAAGCCGCGTGCCAAAGGATGAGTGCTTTGCGGAGTTCTATTACTCTTGGTACTTCCTGCTGAGTGCCTCTATGCTGGagtttttctctcctttcatctcGGTGGCTTTCTTCAACCTCAGCATTTACCTCAGCATACGCAGGAGGAGGCTCCACAGCAGGGAGGCCCAGCTCCACCTTCAACTGAGCAAACCTGCTTCTGCCCAGGGGGAAAGTGTCCCCTTGTCCCACAACTGGGGGTTTGGGATGAAACTGGCTGTAAGAGGCTCTATCCACTCCCAGACCTCCTCTCCCAGTTTGGGTAAACTAGATCCCTCAACCAGCAGGGCTGCTCAGCCTAGCCGTCTGTCCAGGGATAAGAAAATTGCTAAGTCCCTGGCCatcatagtgtgtgtgtttgccatcTGCTGGGCACCGTACACCCTACTGATGATCATTCGCGCTGCCTGCAGAGGGCGGTGCATCCCGCATCACTGGTACGAGATCACCTTCTGGCTCCTGTGGCTCAACTCTGCTATTAACCCATTCCTGTACCCGCTTTGCCACAGTAGCTTCCGCAGGGCCTTTAGCAAGATTCTCTGCCCAAGGCGGCATACTACTCCCCCATCATCTGTCCTTCGTGCTGGCCAGTGA